One genomic region from Roseofilum reptotaenium CS-1145 encodes:
- a CDS encoding HEAT repeat domain-containing protein produces MELHQIQTALNSSNSQDRLKAVTALKDYSSEDAVPLLMSKINDPDFLVRSFVAMGLGRKQSPDSFPALLELLKRDPDPNVRSEAANSLSYAGQVAISHLVIAFHQDNHWLLRRSIIAALADLGHPEALLEVCLCGLDGEDITVIEASIEGLACLVNTHKQQAALETLLPAIASPEWRIRRKVAWALQQFADSEAAQEALQALSQDEDHRVVAAVLENRL; encoded by the coding sequence ATGGAACTGCATCAAATCCAAACTGCCCTCAACAGCTCCAATTCCCAAGACCGACTCAAAGCCGTCACCGCCCTCAAAGACTATAGCAGTGAAGATGCAGTCCCCTTGCTGATGAGTAAAATCAACGACCCCGATTTTCTCGTCCGTTCCTTTGTTGCCATGGGACTAGGGCGCAAACAATCCCCCGACTCTTTTCCTGCCCTGCTGGAACTGCTCAAACGAGACCCAGACCCCAATGTGCGATCGGAAGCTGCCAACTCTCTCTCCTACGCCGGTCAAGTCGCCATCTCCCATTTGGTGATCGCCTTTCATCAAGATAACCATTGGTTGCTCCGTCGCAGCATCATTGCTGCTCTTGCTGACCTCGGTCATCCAGAAGCCTTATTAGAAGTTTGTCTGTGTGGCTTAGACGGCGAAGATATTACGGTTATTGAAGCTTCCATCGAAGGACTCGCTTGCTTAGTCAATACCCACAAACAACAAGCAGCCCTAGAAACCCTATTACCGGCGATCGCCTCACCCGAATGGCGCATCCGTCGCAAAGTCGCTTGGGCGCTACAACAGTTTGCTGACTCAGAAGCAGCTCAGGAAGCCCTACAAGCCCTCTCCCAAGATGAGGATCATCGCGTGGTGGCTGCTGTTTTGGAAAATCGGTTATAG
- a CDS encoding acetyltransferase produces the protein MSESNSTQASPQEIEEVIRELEQYRERLVNDFLGASRKAKFSKKQALDDLANHQEILKIDRALQELRGNQN, from the coding sequence ATGTCTGAATCAAACTCTACTCAAGCCTCTCCTCAAGAAATTGAAGAAGTGATTCGTGAATTAGAGCAATATCGTGAACGTCTGGTCAATGATTTCTTGGGCGCTTCTCGCAAGGCTAAGTTCTCTAAAAAGCAAGCTTTAGACGATTTGGCTAATCATCAGGAAATCCTTAAAATCGATCGGGCACTTCAGGAATTGCGTGGGAATCAAAATTAA
- a CDS encoding phycobilisome protein, which yields MLSPAVQELITKAQIVSFESWISAEKPDVIQVFEQANQERQYLTDDQLKYLASQAGEKGEWLDIAKELRDRAPEIIDRARSEVLEQFPQITEPGGALYPEKRAENCWRDFWHFLRCIHYGIAGQSPQYTNPEGLHYMDLLYQELAVPLDAMVMGLESMKQIGIEQCGGDKKTELLPYFDHLIDRLKGFDGYRK from the coding sequence ATGTTAAGTCCTGCTGTTCAAGAATTAATTACTAAAGCCCAAATTGTTAGTTTTGAGAGTTGGATCTCGGCCGAAAAGCCGGATGTGATTCAGGTGTTTGAACAGGCTAATCAAGAGCGCCAATATTTAACGGACGATCAGTTAAAGTATTTAGCCAGTCAAGCAGGGGAAAAGGGAGAATGGTTGGATATAGCCAAGGAATTGCGCGATCGCGCACCAGAGATTATCGATCGGGCTAGATCTGAGGTTTTAGAGCAGTTTCCCCAGATTACGGAACCAGGAGGGGCATTATATCCGGAAAAGCGGGCGGAAAATTGCTGGCGGGATTTTTGGCATTTTTTGCGCTGTATTCATTATGGAATCGCTGGCCAATCGCCCCAGTATACTAATCCAGAGGGATTGCACTATATGGATTTATTGTATCAGGAGTTAGCAGTTCCTTTAGATGCCATGGTGATGGGTTTGGAATCGATGAAACAAATTGGCATTGAACAGTGTGGTGGGGATAAGAAGACTGAGTTGTTGCCCTATTTCGATCATTTGATCGATCGGCTTAAAGGATTTGATGGTTATAGGAAGTAA
- a CDS encoding phycobiliprotein lyase, which translates to MDRFRYFFDCCVGEWVTERTYHYLTVQEVERSHTEFAIAPLSTAAKTQVLKDNQRPELDNIESLCGFHLGFDTVSEKGERVSQKLNMLFVPQEETSGVLTGDYLRDRAYEEAAPKVAQFRFDPQTLELLMTTNYTRIISVDSIALINPTLRIRRIFNYHRPAEGHPLDQLALVGFGVEQKK; encoded by the coding sequence ATGGATCGATTTCGGTATTTCTTTGATTGTTGTGTGGGAGAATGGGTGACAGAGCGGACCTATCACTATTTAACGGTTCAGGAGGTGGAACGATCGCACACAGAATTCGCGATCGCTCCCCTATCAACCGCAGCTAAAACCCAAGTTCTCAAAGATAATCAACGTCCAGAACTGGATAATATCGAATCTTTATGTGGGTTTCATTTAGGATTTGATACGGTCTCGGAAAAAGGGGAACGGGTTTCCCAGAAACTTAATATGCTGTTTGTTCCCCAGGAAGAGACCTCTGGAGTGTTGACAGGGGATTATTTGCGCGATCGCGCCTATGAAGAAGCCGCACCCAAGGTCGCCCAATTCCGCTTTGATCCCCAAACCTTGGAATTATTAATGACCACAAATTATACGCGTATAATTTCCGTAGATTCGATCGCCCTAATTAACCCCACTCTCAGAATTCGGCGCATTTTTAATTACCATCGCCCGGCAGAAGGACACCCCCTCGATCAATTGGCTCTTGTAGGGTTTGGAGTAGAACAAAAAAAATAG